In one Legionella clemsonensis genomic region, the following are encoded:
- the fdxA gene encoding ferredoxin FdxA, whose product MTFVVTENCIKCKYTDCVEVCPVDCFYEGPNFLVIHPDECIDCALCEPECPVEAIVSEDDLTEDQKQFQAINAELANVWPNITAKKEAPEDAKSWEGVENKIQYLEKEWKK is encoded by the coding sequence ATGACTTTTGTTGTTACTGAAAATTGTATTAAATGTAAATACACTGATTGTGTTGAAGTGTGTCCTGTAGATTGTTTTTATGAAGGGCCAAATTTTTTAGTAATTCACCCTGACGAATGCATTGATTGTGCCCTTTGTGAGCCTGAGTGTCCTGTGGAAGCGATTGTTTCTGAAGATGATCTCACCGAAGATCAAAAACAATTTCAGGCAATAAATGCCGAATTGGCCAATGTGTGGCCCAATATTACCGCCAAGAAAGAAGCACCGGAAGATGCAAAATCCTGGGAAGGTGTTGAGAATAAAATTCAATATCTTGAAAAAGAGTGGAAGAAATAG